From Halanaerobium saccharolyticum subsp. saccharolyticum DSM 6643:
ATTCTGTGCTTTCATCTCAGCTTTATAACCAGCTAGACGCTTTTGAGTAGGAATAGTAATTTCTTCACCTTCAATAACTGCAATCTTTTTATGCCCTAATTCTGCCAAATGTCTTACAGCTTCTCTGGCTCCTTTTTCATTATCAGAAATAATATAGGAAGCTTTGTCATCAGAAATATCAAGATCAATAAAAACTGATGGGATTTTAGCATTTAAAAGTTCAGGTAATTTAGGATCATCCTTGGGAACCCCCATTAAAATAGCACCATCCACATTCCGGAACTGACATTTTTCTAAATAACTAAACTGATCTTCCCAATTAGCAGAAAATAAGATCATATCATAATTATTTTCCAGCAATCTTTCTTCAAGACCAGATATAATTCCTCTGAAGAAAGGATGTTTTACACCACTATCTTGATGGTCTTTAAAAAAGAGTCCAACTAAAAAAGATTTATTAGTTCTTAAAGACTGAGCATTGGCATTTGGCCGATAGTTATTTTCTTTAATAATTTTTAAAACCTTTGCCTTAGTAATTTCTCCAATATCATCATAACCATTCATTACCTTAGAGACAGTTGCTACAGAAACTT
This genomic window contains:
- a CDS encoding LacI family DNA-binding transcriptional regulator, giving the protein MLTIKDIAKKAEVSVATVSKVMNGYDDIGEITKAKVLKIIKENNYRPNANAQSLRTNKSFLVGLFFKDHQDSGVKHPFFRGIISGLEERLLENNYDMILFSANWEDQFSYLEKCQFRNVDGAILMGVPKDDPKLPELLNAKIPSVFIDLDISDDKASYIISDNEKGAREAVRHLAELGHKKIAVIEGEEITIPTQKRLAGYKAEMKAQNLEIKDEWIIQGRFSVDGGVKAMEKILKLEDRPTAIFCMGDEIAVGAMQTIKEAGLNVPDDFSIVGFDDIEISQYLNPALTTIRQQKDEMGIEAANMVLEMINNPEKKVEAEIIDTEFVLRNSTKKL